The Streptomyces sp. NBC_00670 genome window below encodes:
- a CDS encoding NACHT domain-containing protein, protein MVNSGEGRGVSRRGLVAGWAALVVVGLTALYLSGPRLSASVGTVVAVTALGGAVVSGTLLFRGLFRRRSAPLLMRRSLPHQLDAHLLSQVRVVESDALRRLEGVLSPPLIVPGPDGRPNALSGTTVYWSLAELHRTRSRRRVVLVGPPGSGKTTAAHRFVLDRAENHQDGEPVPVLADLSTWDPATTGVQEWFVSALAGRYRLEESEVRPLVTLGRILPVLDGFDAIPAPQRDTAATQLRGWLSRSEGHVVTSRGEAPEVRRQRTIGFAVELGPLPAPTVASHLTTVGGDRWTPVVRALGAHPDGPLAHALSSPWLLSLAVSGYADPSLRDPAELTGDRFPDEDAIRQRVLDTADPTATIEGDSGSNRRQRLELLTDAMGGEDDGLLLWWRMAQKYGSRKLWAALAVVLVGVPLSLTFVADGRFGGRLAWTLLAVSFLLFTPHVRSAPVRLLRPRVLRAVGAAAVAYGCVWGASLADFPSARPPVLSSPSGLVLVAACLCAGYVVVATRSDTEPATGRTTGDLRVNGRVALANACAFTVLFCLPAALTTDGGGWQTLPWYVRIALPSGVFAFTLLVGTAWGRYRLTHLRFVLSGDLPVFLGRFLASAETHGLLARADGYGRGCHAFRNDLVRTALATGGAHRLPHVRAVQLAAAEIRAETVALPEAVAYLTYTADGDAETYEWEADRFGDRVGSVLDNELRTVADAGRSAYERYRQARRRMTESLRGPRWARPATAGWYEAGSMVAAVVAFSTGPGAGAPGGMSQSALIALGIPVAFFGLVGRIGDFLLLPRWRLVVPHVPTRSTAPPIGERLMLFGGLSLIGLALLPPLVPDHVRPYVLYTAGTLALLLALAWLYARPYATRARAARSEDPDDWPEASEPRYRDAARQARQDWLTAVARDGLMPLLRGSLRAGDDTSAVPVLPTVDPSRLTGSRRSDQFVGTSATAEIDYHLRELDSASIGISGPRGAGKSSLMQRFCTPGPTSAADDLLVLVPAPTSYDPREFLIHLFAEVCRAITGEAPGADGRPGPVPGRRAALLHRIGAAVTTLAGLAVVLGTLFRPQLASAAHRVTGHPHALLVAAGVLLVAVGVGWSLAPFTGPDRRRRGTPRGGAEASAAAHLRLLHYQLTYQHGRTAQLALPGGLQVSDAGQTQHTRQLLTYPELVSRFRELLDQVALERRALGGRVVIGIDELDKVGSAQEAERFLNDLKAVFGIRGCHFLVAVSEDALTAFGRHLLDVRTVFDSAFDRVVAVRPLDLAQARELLELRGVWLPDPFLWLCQILSGGLPRDLLRAVMSLATHRALDQLTGLPRLAERMIEDDARAVLSAQTRHAAGLEGATAPAVARWIADVAQGPAAADDWEAALGRVPAVPPDEYETARVVAQVRAYLALGATLLRTFTGTAVTVARGRRPDGAVDHLTGARAALATEPEASWAAVVRHRAGDPPLPALPEP, encoded by the coding sequence GCGCGGGGTTTCGCGCCGGGGTCTGGTCGCGGGGTGGGCGGCGCTGGTCGTCGTCGGATTGACTGCGCTGTATCTGAGCGGACCCCGGCTGTCGGCGTCGGTGGGCACGGTCGTCGCGGTGACGGCGCTCGGCGGGGCGGTGGTGTCCGGGACCCTCCTGTTCCGGGGCCTGTTCCGGCGGAGGTCCGCCCCGCTCCTCATGCGCCGCTCGCTCCCGCACCAGCTGGACGCACACCTCCTGTCCCAGGTCCGCGTCGTCGAGTCCGACGCGCTGCGGCGGCTGGAGGGAGTGCTCTCCCCGCCGCTGATCGTCCCGGGCCCGGACGGCCGGCCGAATGCCCTCTCCGGAACGACGGTGTACTGGAGCCTGGCGGAACTGCACCGAACCCGAAGCCGCAGGCGGGTCGTCCTCGTGGGGCCACCCGGCTCGGGCAAGACCACCGCCGCCCACCGCTTCGTCCTGGACCGGGCGGAGAATCACCAGGACGGCGAACCCGTGCCGGTCCTGGCCGACCTCTCCACCTGGGACCCGGCCACCACGGGCGTGCAGGAGTGGTTCGTCTCCGCGCTCGCCGGGCGCTACCGCCTGGAGGAGAGCGAGGTACGGCCCCTGGTGACCTTGGGGCGGATCCTGCCCGTCCTCGACGGGTTCGACGCGATCCCCGCGCCGCAGCGCGACACGGCCGCGACCCAGCTGCGGGGGTGGCTGTCCCGCTCCGAGGGCCACGTCGTGACCTCCCGCGGGGAGGCGCCCGAGGTGAGGCGGCAGCGGACCATCGGGTTCGCGGTGGAGCTGGGTCCGCTCCCGGCCCCCACGGTCGCGAGCCACCTCACCACCGTGGGCGGGGACCGCTGGACGCCCGTCGTGCGCGCCCTGGGGGCACACCCGGACGGCCCCCTGGCCCACGCCCTCTCCTCCCCCTGGCTGCTCTCCCTCGCGGTCAGCGGTTACGCGGACCCGAGCCTCCGCGACCCCGCCGAACTGACCGGCGACCGCTTCCCCGACGAGGACGCGATTCGGCAACGGGTCCTCGACACCGCCGACCCGACGGCGACCATCGAGGGCGACAGCGGCAGCAACCGGCGGCAGCGCCTGGAACTTCTCACCGACGCAATGGGCGGCGAGGACGACGGGCTGCTGCTGTGGTGGCGGATGGCGCAGAAGTACGGCTCGCGGAAGCTGTGGGCGGCGCTCGCGGTGGTGCTGGTGGGTGTTCCGCTGTCGTTGACGTTCGTCGCCGACGGCCGCTTCGGCGGACGGCTCGCCTGGACACTGCTGGCCGTGTCCTTCCTGCTGTTCACCCCGCACGTGCGCAGCGCACCCGTACGACTGCTGCGTCCCCGGGTGCTCCGTGCCGTGGGCGCGGCGGCGGTGGCGTACGGGTGCGTGTGGGGTGCGTCCCTGGCCGACTTCCCGAGTGCCCGGCCCCCGGTGCTGTCCTCGCCCTCCGGTCTCGTCCTCGTCGCCGCCTGCCTGTGCGCCGGATACGTCGTCGTCGCCACGCGCTCGGACACCGAACCTGCCACGGGCCGGACAACGGGTGACCTGCGCGTCAACGGACGGGTGGCACTGGCCAATGCCTGCGCGTTCACCGTGCTCTTCTGCCTCCCCGCGGCCCTCACCACGGACGGTGGTGGCTGGCAGACACTGCCGTGGTACGTCCGTATCGCCCTGCCGTCAGGCGTGTTCGCCTTCACCCTCCTCGTCGGCACCGCCTGGGGACGGTACCGGCTGACCCATCTCCGCTTCGTCCTCAGCGGGGACCTCCCGGTGTTCCTGGGCCGGTTCCTTGCGTCGGCGGAGACGCACGGCCTGCTCGCCCGCGCCGACGGCTACGGCCGGGGTTGCCACGCGTTCCGCAACGACCTGGTCCGCACCGCGCTGGCCACCGGAGGTGCGCACCGGCTGCCCCACGTACGGGCCGTGCAGCTCGCGGCCGCGGAGATCCGGGCGGAGACCGTCGCCCTGCCGGAGGCCGTCGCTTACCTGACCTACACGGCGGACGGTGACGCGGAGACGTACGAATGGGAGGCGGACCGGTTCGGAGACCGCGTCGGCTCCGTCCTCGACAACGAGCTGCGCACGGTCGCGGACGCCGGCCGGTCCGCGTACGAGCGCTACCGGCAGGCGCGCCGGCGGATGACCGAGTCGCTGCGCGGGCCCCGGTGGGCGCGGCCGGCCACCGCAGGGTGGTACGAAGCCGGCTCGATGGTTGCGGCAGTTGTGGCCTTCTCCACCGGCCCCGGGGCAGGGGCCCCCGGCGGCATGTCCCAATCAGCGCTTATCGCGCTGGGTATTCCGGTGGCCTTCTTTGGACTGGTCGGGCGTATCGGGGATTTCCTTCTCCTACCCAGATGGAGGCTGGTCGTCCCCCACGTGCCGACCCGGTCGACTGCCCCTCCGATCGGTGAACGATTGATGCTTTTCGGCGGCCTTAGCCTCATCGGGCTGGCGCTGCTGCCGCCCCTCGTACCCGACCACGTCCGCCCCTACGTCCTGTACACCGCCGGCACCCTCGCCCTCCTCCTCGCCCTCGCCTGGCTCTACGCCCGCCCCTACGCCACCCGCGCCCGCGCCGCCCGCAGTGAGGACCCCGACGACTGGCCCGAGGCGTCGGAGCCCCGGTACCGGGACGCCGCGCGGCAGGCGCGGCAGGACTGGCTGACCGCCGTCGCGCGGGACGGGCTGATGCCGCTGCTGCGGGGGTCGCTGCGGGCCGGGGACGACACCTCCGCCGTGCCCGTGCTGCCCACCGTCGATCCCTCCCGGCTCACCGGGAGCCGCCGCTCCGACCAGTTCGTCGGCACCTCCGCCACCGCCGAGATCGACTACCACCTGCGCGAACTCGACAGCGCCAGCATCGGGATCAGCGGGCCGCGCGGCGCGGGCAAGTCCAGCCTGATGCAGCGGTTCTGCACACCGGGGCCCACCTCGGCCGCCGACGACCTGCTCGTCCTCGTGCCCGCGCCGACCTCGTACGACCCCCGCGAGTTCCTCATCCACCTGTTCGCCGAGGTGTGCCGCGCGATCACCGGGGAGGCGCCCGGTGCCGACGGGCGCCCCGGTCCCGTCCCGGGCCGCCGCGCCGCGCTGCTGCACCGGATCGGCGCCGCCGTCACCACCCTCGCGGGCCTCGCCGTCGTCCTCGGCACACTGTTCCGGCCGCAGTTGGCCTCCGCCGCCCACCGGGTCACCGGCCACCCGCACGCCCTGCTCGTCGCGGCCGGCGTGCTGCTCGTCGCCGTCGGCGTCGGCTGGTCGCTCGCCCCGTTCACCGGGCCCGACCGCCGCCGCCGCGGCACCCCGCGCGGCGGCGCCGAGGCCTCGGCCGCCGCGCATCTCCGGCTGCTGCACTACCAGTTGACGTACCAGCACGGCCGCACCGCACAGCTCGCCCTGCCCGGCGGGCTGCAGGTCTCCGACGCCGGGCAGACCCAGCACACCCGGCAGCTGCTCACCTACCCGGAACTGGTGAGCCGGTTCCGGGAGTTGCTGGACCAGGTGGCGCTGGAGCGGCGGGCGCTCGGTGGGCGGGTCGTCATCGGGATCGACGAGCTGGACAAGGTCGGCAGCGCGCAGGAGGCCGAACGCTTCCTCAACGACCTCAAGGCCGTCTTCGGCATCCGGGGCTGCCACTTCCTCGTCGCCGTCTCCGAGGACGCGCTCACCGCCTTCGGCCGGCACCTGCTCGACGTGCGGACCGTCTTCGACAGCGCCTTCGACCGGGTCGTCGCCGTCCGTCCGCTCGACCTCGCGCAGGCCCGGGAACTGCTCGAACTGCGGGGCGTCTGGCTGCCCGACCCGTTCCTGTGGCTGTGCCAGATCCTCTCCGGCGGGCTGCCCCGCGATCTGCTGCGCGCGGTGATGAGCCTGGCCACGCACCGCGCGCTCGACCAGCTCACCGGGCTTCCCCGGCTGGCGGAGCGGATGATCGAGGACGACGCCCGGGCCGTGCTCTCCGCGCAGACCCGGCACGCGGCCGGCCTGGAGGGCGCGACCGCGCCCGCCGTCGCCCGCTGGATCGCCGACGTGGCGCAGGGACCGGCGGCGGCGGACGACTGGGAGGCGGCGCTGGGCCGGGTGCCCGCCGTACCGCCGGACGAGTACGAGACGGCCCGTGTCGTCG